AAATACTCTCTGTTCAACATCAATTCGATTTTTTGGAGAAGGAAATTAATACTAAGTCTGTTGATAGTCTCCATAAAATAATTGAAAACATAGATTCTGAAATAAGAAGTAAGAATAATAGAATGAATGTTTTGATTCAAAAGGAAAGCCTAATTTCAGCTAATAAAAATCTTGGTAATGAAAATATCACTTCTACTCAATTGCTTCAGATGCTCAGCCTGTATGAAAATGAATTAACAGCAATAAAAGTAGAACAGTCTAATATCAGCTTAGAGATTAGTGATTTAAAATCGCGATTATCGAAATTAAACAATCAATTGCATGCAATTGAAGGTGCTAAAACTGAAACAAAGAGTAATATTCTCATAAAACTGGAGGCGAATCAAACTACAATAGCTTCTTTTGAAATTAGTTACTTTGTCGGAGGTGCAGGTTGGTATCCAAAGTATAGACTTAATGTCACAGATATCACCAAGCCCATTGATTTGGAATACCAGGCAGAGGTTTTTCAGCAAACCGGGGAGGATTGGAATGATGTTAAATTACGATTTTCAAATGCTGAACCAAATCAAAATAAGGAAGCCCCTGAATTGGAAACTTGGTATTTGGATTATGCCCGTTTTACGAGTTTCGAAGAAAATGATCCTGCAAATCTTAGGGTAAGCAATGCTGTAAAAGGGAAAGTAACGGACGGAGAAACTGGGGAACCCTTACCAGGTGTGAATGTATTGGTCAAAGGTACTGCCATTGGTACCACTACTGATTTACAGGGAAATTATTCTATAACGATGCCAAGGGGTGCAGACCAATTACGATTCGCTTATATAGGAATGAAATCCAAAACGCTCAATGTGAATTCATCAAGATTAAATGTGAGTTTAAGCCCAGATGTACAACAGCTTTCAGAAGTTGTTGTAACGGGCTATGCAGCAGGAATAGAACGATCCCCAAACCGAGTAAAAATAAGAGGTACTGCTTCAATTACAAATGACAAGAGAGCAGAAAAAACTAAATCTACCACGATCAAAAGACAAACCAATATAGAATTTGAAGTGGATGAACGTTATACTATTAAATCGGGAAGCCCTCAAACTTATATAGATTTGAAAGAATATGAGATGAATGCGGACTATCATTATGTAGCCATTCCAAAGCTTGATAAGAATGCCTATTTGGTGGCGGGAATTGCTAATTGGGATCAATACAATTTAATGGAAGGAGAGGCTAAATTATTCTTTGAAGGCTCATTTGTCGGCACAAGTATTCTTAATGCCAATGCCACCATAGACACATTAAAAATTTCCTTGGGCAATGATAAAGGGATAATCATTGAGAGGGAAAAAATAGATGACTTTAATCAGCGAAGTTTTATTGGACTCAATAAGAATAAAAAGTTGGGTTATGAGATTATGATTAGGAATTCAAAACCTCAAAAAATTGATTTGATTTTATATGATCAGGTACCAGTTTCGCTAAGAGATGATATTGAAGTTACGGTTGAAAAATGGAGTCAAGCCCAACACAACAAAAAGACGGGGGAACTAAGATGGGATTTAAGTATCGAGGATGGTAAATCAATAAGCAAGGAATTTGTTTACGAGGTAAAATACCCAAAAGATGAAGAGGTTATTTTGGAATAGGCTTATTTGTAGTCATCTAGAAACCATTTCAAAGCCTTTTTATTGTCTTTAAATACTTTGGTGATAAACGGAGCGCTATCTTCATTAGAGTGATATTCATCCACTTTATTGGAAGCAATTTGCGTGATCGGTGATAAAACAGCTTGATGAGTAAAACCGAGTTGTTCGTATTGTGGATTCACATCTGTTTCTAACCAGGTGATTTCTTCTTGCCTAATCATTTCTAATTCTGTCACATCTGCCAATAAAAGGAATTTTTCCTGACCTGTAATTTTATGCTTCGGGATCTCTTTTTTATATAAATTCAATGATGTGTCAATAAGAGCTCGAAATACCACTGGATTCAAAATACCTCTCCAAACTTCCTTGATATATGGAATATTATTAATCTCTTCAACAGTGATTCTTAATTTTGGGTCAGTGTATAATCTCATTCTCACATGATTTAATACTATGCTTAAAGCAATAAGTTAAAGAAAAAATTTTAGGAATGGTACTATTCAATTATTTCTTTACTTTTTTTTCGATAAATGCGTAGTAAATCTAAATACTTAAGCCATGTTTAGTTACCTATAATACTGGTGGATTAATTCGCTAGAACTTTTACAGCCAGACTTTTTTAGGATGTTGCTTCTGTGCTTAGATACCGTTTGCGGACTGATAAATAGGATTTCAGCTATATCAGAACTGGTTTTTCCTGCGGCCAATAATTTGATGATCTCTACTTCTCTTGAGGTGAAATTTGATAAGAAATCGTCATTAACAAGGACGGTTTCATTTTGATAAAATTTATTCAAGGCTAATTTAATGGCTACATCTAAATTTCTTTCATTATATGGTTTGACTAAATATCCAAAAGTAGATTCATCGGAGGTTCTAGAAATTAATTCATGATCGGAATAGGCAGAAAGATAAATTATGGGGATCTTTCTTATTTTATTAAGTTCATATGCCGTCTCGATACCGTCCTTATCACCTTCAATATTTATATCGCAGAGTACTAAATGTACAGTATTGGTATTGAATAAAAACATGGCTCTTTCATAGTTTTTGGCTATTCCTACACATCTAAATCCTAAATCTTCTAACAAGAAAGATAGATCCTGCGCTATCAATAATTCATCTTCTATTATCAAAATGTTTCTATATCCATCCATGATATCATTTAGTTTATTTACTTGTAAATGAAATTTTGAAATGATTTCCATCCTCACATCCTACGGTAATTTCTCCGTCTAATTGGTCAATTAATGATTTGATTATACTTAAGCCAAATGAATTACTATTCTCAAATTGCGATTTAGAAATACCTGTCCCATTGTCTTTCAAATTGATGATTATTCTATCGTGATGTTTTTTTGCGGTAAAATCTATGACTAACTGATCTTCCCCACTATGTTTTAAAGAGTTCGTGACTATTTCATTAAGGATTAATCCCAATGGAACTGCTTGATCTAAGTTTAATTTGAATTCATCTATATCCAAGTTGAAATGAACATCGGAATAATTGCTTTTAAAAGCCATCGATAAGTAGTCAATTAGCTCTTTTATATATTCTTTGCAATCTACCTCAGTATATTTTTCTGTCATATACAATTTTTGGTGTAAGAGTGAGAGTGACTGCATCCTTAACTTGCCTTCTGTGAGTGCCATTTTTGCATCCAAATTACTTGTACTTCTACTGTGAAGGTTTAAAATACTAGAAATAAGCTGCAAGTTGTTTTTTATTCTGTGATTGAGTTCTCTTAATAGTAATTCTATTCGTTCATTTCTAAAGTGAAGTTTTTCATTCTGACTTTCAATTTCCTCTTTCTGAGAGCGGACTTCTTCTGTTCGATTCCGCACCAAATCCTCTAATATTTTATTTCTATTTTTGATTTGATTAAAGCGCCACCGCAGGATCAATCCTACAAATAATAAAATTGATATGCTTAATAAGGTTCTAAACCATACGGACTTGTACCAAAACGGTAAAACAGTAATGGCTAGAGTAGCTTCTTCTTTGCTCCAAATATTCTCATCATTGAGGGCTTTTAATCTTAGGATATACTCACCTGGTTTTAAATTGCTGAAGGTTACAGATTTTTTTGTTGATGCCGGTCTCCACGATTCATCTAATCCCTCCATAAATAAAGCATACATATTTTTATGTCCATTTATTAGATTTAATGCATCGAAATTGATGTTGATGAGAATATCCTCTGGCTTGAGAATAATTGATTTAGTATGCGATATTGATTTAGTTAATATATCGGGTCTGACTTTTGAATTTATCAACTTATTATTGATTTTTAGTTGGCTGAAATATACTTTTGGTGGGACTTTATTGTATTGAATTTGACTAGGATTGAACTGGACCATTTCTCTTGAAGATCCAAACTTTAGTGTACCATCAGGATCTTTAAAAGCTGACCCGAATATGAAGTATTCTTCCTTTAAACCATCATTTTGGTTGTAATTGGAAAACTTTCCATCGGAACTCATTTTTGACAGACCAGAGGCAGTTGCAATCCATACATCACCGTTCTCATCTTCCAATGTGCTACTAATTACATTAGATGGTAGGCCGTCATTTTTAAAGTAGCGAGTAAAGCTGCTGTCGGTAAAATTGAAAAAATTTAGGCCAAGTTCTGTACTGATCCAAAGTCCATTTTTATTGCTCTGTGAGATATGATTAATGTTTCCATTACTTAAAAAACCTTCCCTGGGTGAAGATTCAAATTTGATAAAAGTACTAGTTTTCTCATCATATAGATGCAATCCCCCTGCAGTCCCTACCCATAGTCTGTTATTTTGATCCTCAAAAATGAATTTTACATACTCATCTCCGCTATTTTCAACTAGGCTTAAATCACTTACAGGAAATGGCTTTAATTCCTCCTTTTGTAAATTGTATCTAAAAAGCCCTTTTAAACTATTGCCTAACCAAATTCTCTTTTTATGGTCGACAAAAATTCTAAGATTAAAATTTAAGTTTGAATCTTGACTGTATTTTTTAAATCGGCTTAACTTTTTGTTTTTGTGATCCCAATGGTAAACAGAATTGCCCCAAACAGAAATAAGGTATTCGTTTTCCTTCCATCTCGTTATTTGGGTTAATCTATTGTCGGTTGATGGATCTCCATTTTTTAATTTATATATATTATAATCTTTTGTTTTTTCATTTTTCACTATTAAACCGGAATAAGTTGTAATCAGTAGTTCGTTTTCATCATGCCTTATAAAACTAGTGTAGCGATTTAAAAATTTATCAGTGACTTTTGGTAAAAAGGAAATGAGCTGAAATTTATTGAATAATGGATGTGAATAGTAAACACCACCATTATTAACAGCGCTCCATAGTCCCCCCATATTATCTTCAAAAATATTATAAATGTTATTTCCTCCGATATTACCCTCATTCTTCTGCTTAGCATTTACCCAGTGAAATGTTTGATTTTCCCGGTCATAGAAATTGATTCCATTCATGGTGCCGAACCAAATTTTTCCGGGCTTTTGAGGGTTTTCATAAATTGAAAAACATACTTCATGACTTAGTCCATTGCGATTTTTTACATTGTTTGGAATCTGGTCAATTCTCATGGTTTCCAAATTGACAACGTCCACACCATTTCCTGTAGCTACCCATAGCTTTCCATCATCAGTTTCAAGTAAGTCATAAATGTAAGGGTGCCTGAGTCCTTTTTTTGTATTTGATTCTTTACCAATTAAAGAAAAATCTTCATTTTCAATATCAAAAATATTTACACCTCGCGCAGTGGCTATGAAGAGCTTTTTTTTATCTAAGGATTGTTTTATAGTCCTTACCGTTAAATCAGCCAGTCCTTCATCGATACCATAATGCTTGAATTGTCCTGAGGCAGGATCTAATTTATTAAGTCCATTATTAGTTCCTATCCAAATGTTGCCGTGACTATCTTCGGCTATTCCTCTTACTTTATTATCACTTATGCTATTATCATTGTCATTACTATGAACATAATTTGTAAACTGATCAAGTTGCGGGTTAAATTTTGAGAGTCCACCGCCATAGGTGCCAGCCCAAATATTACCTTTGGAATCAGCGAAAAGAGTCCAAACAAAATCATAAGTAAGTGAATTTGAGTCTTGGACATTATGGTAATAGTGTTTGAATTCACTTCCGCTATATTTCCAAAGTCCATTTTCACCACCTATCCAAATAAATCCATCTTGATCTTGTATGATACTATAAGGGAAGGGCTGATCCAGGCCCATATTCCTATCAAGATGTCTGAATTCAATTGGGAAATTTTGTCCATTCAGGATCTGAAAAGAAAGAAGAATAATTAAGCCTAAGCAGAAGTACTTTTTCATACAACAATTATTTGAATATTTAAATTAGAAAACAATACCTATAAAGCTGTATATTTTCGGATTAATTTAATTTTTCAGATGCATTGCATTAGAAAGCGACAGCAATAAAAAAGGTGAGCCGTTTTTGACTCACCTTTTTATATTTTGTGTTCAGGATAATTTATTTTTTCTTTTTCTTTTTGCCTTTCTCTTTCTCTTTTTTGGCTTCTTCACTTGCCTTCATTGCTTCTTGTAATCGTTGCTGAAACTTGGAAGTCTTTTTATTTACGTTTTTCTTCTTATTCTCTTCTAGTATTTTTAGGATTTTATCCTCATCAATCATTCTTCTGATTAAAGTTTGCTGTCCAAATGTGATAAGGTTGGCAATTAAATAGTAGAAACTTAGAGCAGCCGGGAAGCTGTTCAATACGAACATGAAAATTACAGGCATTAAATACTGTATGTTTTTCATCGGTCCTTGTACCGAACTAACCTGTCCTTGTGACCAAGTAATTAAAAGGGTAGATAAGGTCATTAAAATAGTGAACAAACTAACGTGGTCACCATAAAATGGGATTTCAAATGGTAGGCTCAAAACACTATCGTAAGTCGATAAATCGGTTGCCCATAAGAAAGATTCCTGTCTTAGCTCAATCGAACTAGGGAAGAAATAGAACATGGCAAATAGTATAGGCATTTGGAGCAATAAGGGAATACATCCAGATAGAGGGTTAACTCCCACTTTTCGATATAGCTCCATTTGATCGGCCTGAGCCTTCTGCATATCTCCACCGTGCTTTTCCTTAATTTCATCCAGTTGTGGCTTTAAAACTTTCGTTTTAGCCATCGAAACATAAGATTTATAAGAAAGAGGGGAGAGTGCTAATTTAATCAATAATACTAGTATGATAATAATCCATCCGTAACTGCTGATGTATTTTTCTAAAATATAAAACACATTGATAATAATGTATTTATTGACTAAACTAATTGGAAACCAGCCTAAATAGACATTTTCCTCAAAGTCAGGAGCTACTTTTTGTAGCGTTTTATAGTTGTTCGGTCCAAAGTAATATTTGAATTCACCAGCCTTATTGGTTACTTCTGCTAATGGAATTTCCACTTTGGCTTTTCCTCTTTTAACGTATTCAGCGGATAAATCTTCAATATCTGTAGAGAATTCAGCTCTTTTCATTGGTACATCCGTGATGAAGGCTTCCATGAAGAAGTTTTGCTTAAAGGAAAACCACTTTACAGGGGCAGCTACTTCCTCGCTGTCATCATCAGAACGTTCGCTTAGACCATCCATACCTTCTTCTTCAGAATAGTAGTTCATAGTGACCTTAGTTCTGCTTTGCTGAAGGTCTTTTTCGAACTTGCGCATTTTTTTATTCCACCTAAGAGTCAATTGATCTCCCAATATTTCATTGGTAAAACCATTAAAAGCTAAAGTGTATCCTACCTGATATTGGTTTCCAGATAAGGAATAAACTTGCTCAATACTTTTATTTGGAGCAATTTTCGCTACAAATTTGATTTTGACCGTATCTCCATTGGTTAATTCTCTTTGAGGAGATCCTTCCAGTTCAAAGTAAAGATCATATAGGTTGACCTCTCCAGAAGCTGTATTGAACAACAATTCCTTTTCCTCATCTTCCTGATTAGTAATGACAAGTGGTTGCCCATCGAAAGTCTCAAAATCTTTTAATTCAACACTTTTAATTCTACCACCTTTTGAATCAAATGCAATGGCAATAGTTTCTGTATTAAAAGTTGAAATATTAGATTCACCTTTCGCAACTTGTGCAAATGCCCCATATTGGTTGACAAGTGCTTGGTTTAATGTAGAATCATTTTCATATTCAACAACTTCTTCTTTTTGGTTAGTTGTTGTTTCCGCTTGACTTGGGTCAATTTGTTCTACTTGATTGCTTTCAATATTTTCTGGCTGCTGCGGTGCATCCGCGAAAAACCAAAAGTATGCAATCATTAAAATAGAAATCAGGATAAGTCCTGTTGCTTGATTTTTGTCCATCTAAATTGTAATTAATTCGATTCTGATAATATTTTATGTTCTAAACTAGCTTTAACAAATCTCACAAATAATGGATGTGGATTCAAAACGGTACTTTTTAGCTCAGGATGAAATTGAGTTCCTACAAACCATGGATGATCTGGAATTTCTACTATTTCAACTAATCCTGTTTTAGGATTGATTCCTGTAGCCTTCATACCCGCAGCTTCAATATCCTGCAAATATCTGTTATTAAATTCGTATCTATGCCTATGGCGCTCATTAATTTTGGCTTTTCCATAAGCTTGGTATGCTTTTGTATTCTTTTTTAGCTCACACTCGTAGGAACCTAAACGCATGGTTCCTCCTTTTTGTGTGATCCCTTGTTGTTCCAGCATTAAATCTATAATCGGATTTTTAGTATTTTCATCAATTTCAGTTGATGAAGCATCTTTTAAACCCAGTACGTTTCTAGCAAATTCCACAACTGAACACTGCATCCCTAAACAAATTCCAAAAAATGGAAGCTTTTCTTCTCGACAATATTTAATAGTAGCAATTTTTCCTTCAATTCCTCTTTCGCCAAATCCCGGTGCTACTAAGACCCCATGTACACTACTTAACAAGCTTTCTACATTCTCTGCATTTATTTCTTCAGAATGAATCCACTTTACGTTTACCTTGGTTTCATTTTCAGCTCCAGCATGTATAAAAGACTCTGTTATAGATTTGTAGGCGTCAGGTAATTCGATATATTTCCCTACTAAAGCAATGTTAATTTCAGAAATTGGATTCTTTAGTTTCCCCAAAAAGTTCTTCCATTGTGTCAATTCTGGTTCCACTTTATGAGAGAGTTTAAGCTTTGCCAATACTCTTTCGTCCAGTTTTTCTTTACGCATTAGCAACGGTACATCGTAAATGGAGTCTGCATCCATCGCTTCAATAACCGAATTGATATTTACATTACAGAAAAGTGCTAATTTCTTTCTTATCTCCTGTGGTAATTTATGCTCTGTACGACATACCAAAATATCTGGCTGGATACCAGATTCCAGCAATTGTTTTACTGCATGCTGTGTCGGCTTTGTTTTTAATTCACCTGCTGCTTTTAGATAAGGGATAAGCGTTAGATTGATTACGAGAAAGTTATTGGGACCAACATCCCATTTTACTTGTCTTACGGCCTCTATAAATGGCAAGGATTCAATATCGCCAACGCAACCACCTATCTCGGTAATGACAATATCATAATCATTTTTATCTGCAACCGCATAGATATTACGCTTGATTTCATCTGTGATATGTGGTATGACTTGAACAGTTTTCCCTAAGTAAGCACCCTCTCTTTCTTTAGTAATTACATTATAATAGATTCTTCCCGTGGTTACGTTATTTTCCTGCGAGGTATTTATATTTAGGAATCTTTCATAATGGCCTAGATCCAAATCAGTTTCGGCTCCGTCTTCAGTAACAAAACATTCACCATGCTCATAGGGGTTAAGCGTTCCGGGATCTACATTTATGTATGGATCAAGTTTTTGAATTGTAACTGAGAAACCCCTTGATTGCAAAAGTTTTGCAAGAGAAGCAGCTATAATCCCTTTTCCTAAAGAAGAAGTTACTCCACCGGTAACAAAGATGAATTTAGTATTTTTTCGAGATGCCATAAGTTATTTTGAATTGCCTGCTGTACTTATGGGATACAAAGGTAGTATAAGCATTTTAAAATCTTTATCTATTTTGAATATAAATCAATATTTTTCTGTTCATAATCTTGAATGCTTTCGCTATTAGTCAATTAATGATAAATTAAATTTTAATTGTGATAATCTACTTGCGAATTCTTAATTTTCTAGTACCTTAAATTCTTGGATGTTGGGATACGCTTCTAACGTATTCCAAGTGGCAAGCTCGGAAATCTCTATTGTAAAAATACTTTCGTGGGTTTGAGCAATTTTAGCCCCTCCAATGGTTGTATGCCAGTTTTCCCAGCTAAACTTAACTCCACCTACTGGAATTACGGCTACCCACATTTTTACATATTCGGGTATCCCTGTTTCTTCATTAACTAGCCATAAATAAGAGTCTCCCGGAGTTACTCCTCCACTTTTATAAGTGACTAACAAGCCCTCCAAACTATTATTTTCCTGAGGAATATAGCTTCTATCGGTCCCGTCATCTTTGATTTTTGTAATCGGATTTAGCCAAAAGGAATCATTTGCCCAAATTGCATAAGCTTCTTCAAGCAGAGAATTCAAAAGCTCATCTCTTTCAATTTTTTTACCTTTAGCGAAAGCAATCCCTTTTTTAGAATCTAGCTTAATGAATACATCATAATTTTCCCAGCTAACTTTAGCCCAATGTCGGTCTTTATCCCAAACCAAATGATGTTGGCCAGCAAAAACCCACTCCACGATTGCAATTTCCTGCCAAGCGGAATCATTAACTGCCTCTAACATTTTATCAGCTAATTGCTCTGCTTTCTCGCTATTTTGACCTTGGGGTAAATCTTCATCCACAATTAAATAACCTAAAAATCCTAATAACCCAATTGCTACTAAAACAATGAATATCCATTTTAAAATTTTCATGCTTTTAAACTTTAGAAAGGTATAAATACAATTTTTTTAGTGGTATAAAAAGGCTCAGAGAAGTAGTCTGAGATTGCAACTTCTTGATACATTCTTTTGATTTCCGCCATTTCATCTTCCAGATCTCCACCTTTTAATGCAATTATTCCACAATTATCGTTGGGATTATCTGACTGGATTTTTTGATTTACCCAGTTTACGAAAGATTTCATTCTGGTTACGGCTCTGCTAACCACAAAATCAAATTTACCTTTGGTCTTTTCCGCTCTTTGATGATAGGCTTCAACATTTTCTAAACCGAGAGCATCAGAAATTGCCTGCACCACCTTAATTTTTTTTCCAATGGAATCGACCAAAGTGAAATGGGCATCTGGAAACAAAATTGCCAATGGAATGCCAGGAAAACCACCTCCAGTTCCTACATCTAGGATTTTCTTACCAGACAAATCTTGAAATTTGGCGATTGATAAGGCATGTAAAATATGCTTTTCGTAAATGTTATCAATGTCTTTTCTAGAAATTACATTGATTTTCTCATTCCACTCAGCATATAGCGTTCCCAAGTCTTGAAATTGGGCCTTTTGCTGAGTTGTAAGAGTAGGGAAGTACTTTTCAACAATTGAGCTGCTATCCATTAAAACCGAGTTTCTTTACCTTCAATCAATTCTCGCATTAATTCTCTTGAACGGTGCAATTGAGCTTTAATAGTTCCTAATGGTGCTTCTAATTCAGTTGCAATTTCCTCGTAGGACAATTCTTGAAAATATCGAAGTTTGACCAAGCGCTGATATTTTGCTGGAAGTTTATCAACAAACATGCGCATTAATTCAATTCTTTGTTCTTTTATAGCCAAATCTTGAGGTGTTAAGTTTCCTTTATCCTCTACATCTATTTCCACTGCATCACCATTATCATCTTTGTATGAAGTATGAATGCTGATCGTTCTCAGTTTCTTTTTACGAATAAAATCAATTGCATTATTGGTGGCAATCCTGAATAACCAAGTACTGAAAGTATAATCTTTCTTGAATCGGTGAAGACTCTTAAAAGCCTTTGAAAATGCTTCTATAGTTAGATCTTCTGCATCATCTACATTTCGGACCATCTTTAAAACCATGTGATAAACAGGCTTTTTATATCTTTTCATCAACTCAGCATAAGCCATTTGGTCTTTGGCAATCACGGCTTGATCGATCAATCTAAAATCCTTTAGTGCCTTTTCTGAAAAACTTCTATTTTTATTTATTTCCATTTAAGATGCTTTGTTAGTGATGCATAAATTCCCCATGTCCAATAATAACAATTAAAAAATAATTCCATTATGGGTAAATTATAATACACAAATTTTATCCCAAACTTAATGCTAAGCTTATAAAACACGACATATTGTCCTGCTACATGCGTTAAGAATAGGAAACTTAAAATTAAACAATCAGTCGGATTTCCCAGCATACATCCTAATATAAATAAAATCCATGCAATACTTTGAGTCAAATGAAAAAGTCCTAGTCTAAGCTTATCGTCTGTTTTGTAATGCTTTCCAACCGATAGGTGTCGTTTCTTCTGTTGAAAAAATGCGCTCCAATTTTCCTTAGGATTTGACAACGTGAGACTTGTAAAATGAGTGCAAATTCTAGTATTTTCTTTTGTTGAATGTTGATTAACCCAGAGATCGTCAT
This is a stretch of genomic DNA from Marivirga harenae. It encodes these proteins:
- the rsmG gene encoding 16S rRNA (guanine(527)-N(7))-methyltransferase RsmG; protein product: MDSSSIVEKYFPTLTTQQKAQFQDLGTLYAEWNEKINVISRKDIDNIYEKHILHALSIAKFQDLSGKKILDVGTGGGFPGIPLAILFPDAHFTLVDSIGKKIKVVQAISDALGLENVEAYHQRAEKTKGKFDFVVSRAVTRMKSFVNWVNQKIQSDNPNDNCGIIALKGGDLEDEMAEIKRMYQEVAISDYFSEPFYTTKKIVFIPF
- a CDS encoding response regulator transcription factor codes for the protein MDGYRNILIIEDELLIAQDLSFLLEDLGFRCVGIAKNYERAMFLFNTNTVHLVLCDINIEGDKDGIETAYELNKIRKIPIIYLSAYSDHELISRTSDESTFGYLVKPYNERNLDVAIKLALNKFYQNETVLVNDDFLSNFTSREVEIIKLLAAGKTSSDIAEILFISPQTVSKHRSNILKKSGCKSSSELIHQYYR
- a CDS encoding CTP synthase, with product MASRKNTKFIFVTGGVTSSLGKGIIAASLAKLLQSRGFSVTIQKLDPYINVDPGTLNPYEHGECFVTEDGAETDLDLGHYERFLNINTSQENNVTTGRIYYNVITKEREGAYLGKTVQVIPHITDEIKRNIYAVADKNDYDIVITEIGGCVGDIESLPFIEAVRQVKWDVGPNNFLVINLTLIPYLKAAGELKTKPTQHAVKQLLESGIQPDILVCRTEHKLPQEIRKKLALFCNVNINSVIEAMDADSIYDVPLLMRKEKLDERVLAKLKLSHKVEPELTQWKNFLGKLKNPISEINIALVGKYIELPDAYKSITESFIHAGAENETKVNVKWIHSEEINAENVESLLSSVHGVLVAPGFGERGIEGKIATIKYCREEKLPFFGICLGMQCSVVEFARNVLGLKDASSTEIDENTKNPIIDLMLEQQGITQKGGTMRLGSYECELKKNTKAYQAYGKAKINERHRHRYEFNNRYLQDIEAAGMKATGINPKTGLVEIVEIPDHPWFVGTQFHPELKSTVLNPHPLFVRFVKASLEHKILSESN
- a CDS encoding DUF4139 domain-containing protein, whose protein sequence is MKQLFQLIFLIAISFNVFAQSENIKKTLMTDSREVTVYLEGAQIFRVGESNLKKGSHTLIIKSLSALLDPNSINVKGIGDIKILSVQHQFDFLEKEINTKSVDSLHKIIENIDSEIRSKNNRMNVLIQKESLISANKNLGNENITSTQLLQMLSLYENELTAIKVEQSNISLEISDLKSRLSKLNNQLHAIEGAKTETKSNILIKLEANQTTIASFEISYFVGGAGWYPKYRLNVTDITKPIDLEYQAEVFQQTGEDWNDVKLRFSNAEPNQNKEAPELETWYLDYARFTSFEENDPANLRVSNAVKGKVTDGETGEPLPGVNVLVKGTAIGTTTDLQGNYSITMPRGADQLRFAYIGMKSKTLNVNSSRLNVSLSPDVQQLSEVVVTGYAAGIERSPNRVKIRGTASITNDKRAEKTKSTTIKRQTNIEFEVDERYTIKSGSPQTYIDLKEYEMNADYHYVAIPKLDKNAYLVAGIANWDQYNLMEGEAKLFFEGSFVGTSILNANATIDTLKISLGNDKGIIIEREKIDDFNQRSFIGLNKNKKLGYEIMIRNSKPQKIDLILYDQVPVSLRDDIEVTVEKWSQAQHNKKTGELRWDLSIEDGKSISKEFVYEVKYPKDEEVILE
- the yidC gene encoding membrane protein insertase YidC, which produces MDKNQATGLILISILMIAYFWFFADAPQQPENIESNQVEQIDPSQAETTTNQKEEVVEYENDSTLNQALVNQYGAFAQVAKGESNISTFNTETIAIAFDSKGGRIKSVELKDFETFDGQPLVITNQEDEEKELLFNTASGEVNLYDLYFELEGSPQRELTNGDTVKIKFVAKIAPNKSIEQVYSLSGNQYQVGYTLAFNGFTNEILGDQLTLRWNKKMRKFEKDLQQSRTKVTMNYYSEEEGMDGLSERSDDDSEEVAAPVKWFSFKQNFFMEAFITDVPMKRAEFSTDIEDLSAEYVKRGKAKVEIPLAEVTNKAGEFKYYFGPNNYKTLQKVAPDFEENVYLGWFPISLVNKYIIINVFYILEKYISSYGWIIIILVLLIKLALSPLSYKSYVSMAKTKVLKPQLDEIKEKHGGDMQKAQADQMELYRKVGVNPLSGCIPLLLQMPILFAMFYFFPSSIELRQESFLWATDLSTYDSVLSLPFEIPFYGDHVSLFTILMTLSTLLITWSQGQVSSVQGPMKNIQYLMPVIFMFVLNSFPAALSFYYLIANLITFGQQTLIRRMIDEDKILKILEENKKKNVNKKTSKFQQRLQEAMKASEEAKKEKEKGKKKKKK
- a CDS encoding two-component regulator propeller domain-containing protein; amino-acid sequence: MKKYFCLGLIILLSFQILNGQNFPIEFRHLDRNMGLDQPFPYSIIQDQDGFIWIGGENGLWKYSGSEFKHYYHNVQDSNSLTYDFVWTLFADSKGNIWAGTYGGGLSKFNPQLDQFTNYVHSNDNDNSISDNKVRGIAEDSHGNIWIGTNNGLNKLDPASGQFKHYGIDEGLADLTVRTIKQSLDKKKLFIATARGVNIFDIENEDFSLIGKESNTKKGLRHPYIYDLLETDDGKLWVATGNGVDVVNLETMRIDQIPNNVKNRNGLSHEVCFSIYENPQKPGKIWFGTMNGINFYDRENQTFHWVNAKQKNEGNIGGNNIYNIFEDNMGGLWSAVNNGGVYYSHPLFNKFQLISFLPKVTDKFLNRYTSFIRHDENELLITTYSGLIVKNEKTKDYNIYKLKNGDPSTDNRLTQITRWKENEYLISVWGNSVYHWDHKNKKLSRFKKYSQDSNLNFNLRIFVDHKKRIWLGNSLKGLFRYNLQKEELKPFPVSDLSLVENSGDEYVKFIFEDQNNRLWVGTAGGLHLYDEKTSTFIKFESSPREGFLSNGNINHISQSNKNGLWISTELGLNFFNFTDSSFTRYFKNDGLPSNVISSTLEDENGDVWIATASGLSKMSSDGKFSNYNQNDGLKEEYFIFGSAFKDPDGTLKFGSSREMVQFNPSQIQYNKVPPKVYFSQLKINNKLINSKVRPDILTKSISHTKSIILKPEDILININFDALNLINGHKNMYALFMEGLDESWRPASTKKSVTFSNLKPGEYILRLKALNDENIWSKEEATLAITVLPFWYKSVWFRTLLSISILLFVGLILRWRFNQIKNRNKILEDLVRNRTEEVRSQKEEIESQNEKLHFRNERIELLLRELNHRIKNNLQLISSILNLHSRSTSNLDAKMALTEGKLRMQSLSLLHQKLYMTEKYTEVDCKEYIKELIDYLSMAFKSNYSDVHFNLDIDEFKLNLDQAVPLGLILNEIVTNSLKHSGEDQLVIDFTAKKHHDRIIINLKDNGTGISKSQFENSNSFGLSIIKSLIDQLDGEITVGCEDGNHFKISFTSK